A single genomic interval of Blastocatellia bacterium harbors:
- a CDS encoding carboxypeptidase-like regulatory domain-containing protein, whose translation MRGKVSILWRLVTLAGAFLITSAVAIAQSGTGQIVGNVTDQSGAVIPGATVTATRQQAGSITTQTDNNGNYLFVNLIPGKYSVTIEAPNFKKVTLTDILVEVGSVVTRDVVLEPGEITDEIVVTAADQPAIEIGKGPSVGDVVDARRVLDLPLNGRNPLDLIQIQSGVVYNNVSGTRTTSNNIRVDGIQAQDNFIQENINTSFIATTADDVAEFRVTTSPVDAEFGRGGGAQVDVVTRSGTNEFHGAVWEFHRNTVFNANTFFNNAIPRRADGSEVAPRDVLLRNQYGFRLGGPIFKNKTFFFGLYEGFRESTGTSITRTVLTATARRGIFRYFPNVPNGNITSVAPTVDNVGNPVAPAGLTLADLKQVNLFTLDPRRATADRSGIMQRLIDATPLPNDFSVGDGLNTAGFTFFSPRRTKRDQFTIRIDHSFNDKHQLYGIYRHQEETNFGAIFFQTFPGLGQDRLPFEPQSFSGTLVSSLSPTLVNEFRFGLQYAPVGFFPPEEGGLAAVGGKLPTLQNFPISLGTASFSNPINNFEEQYRVAPLFQYTDTLTWTRGDHEFKWGAEIRFIRANSTDTFGVRPSVDLGEAPASQVQLPTDVNPGNSGLARAILYDLTGSIARVDQLYRTPDGKTLIPFQGENFGLRNRQFNFFFRDRWRVKSNLTLIMGLRYEYNTVPFDVHDFLVQPTLGPGRTRFEAALGVSNRTGTYADVFRGDSPIIDPTTIGPVGFELTGPGQRTNLFKDDYNNFSPSLGISWSPNTKLWGLRHLLGGEGKSVLRAGYSIGYEAFPLVLFAQFSRFNPGITTGPFIQPAATPDAVSRLDNPVGVTLPVPLADTRALQPLDLQRRDSGFFIDENLRSPYVQNWNMSWEREIAKDTVLELRYVGTKGTKLVRTANINEINLVENGLAREFALVRQQLLDSGDPFGFTPRAFPAGVTALAQIFRTPARFLGLFGGRDQLLIGDFVQLAFRIDREQIFGAVGAWLSRAGLPVNFISANPEFASVLYMSNYSNSTYHAGQVELRRRFSNGLQFQGNYTFSRALGDGFDDGTDQFGFTVNFRTLRNRSIEKGRLVFDREHVVKLNGIYELPIGPGRRFWNGGPRVIAKMLEGWQLSGIFQAYSGRPRVITAGRFTLYGAGGFNVLPANPAPGFNIRKFAGKVTRLPNGVTFFPGVTNPLDRFGLNRSLVDAKGNVIITTPEGGTGGTLGIGSISDPGEVFFDAGVIKRTNVTETINVEFRAEFFNLFNNVNFTFNPLRGGGGFVSNINSVQFGRLNFQSNDPRIIQLALKVNF comes from the coding sequence ATGCGAGGCAAGGTTAGCATTCTCTGGCGTCTCGTCACACTTGCCGGCGCCTTCTTGATCACATCTGCGGTGGCGATTGCCCAATCAGGAACAGGACAGATCGTCGGCAACGTCACCGATCAAAGCGGTGCGGTGATTCCAGGCGCTACGGTGACGGCGACACGTCAACAAGCAGGGTCTATTACGACCCAGACCGACAACAATGGAAATTATCTATTCGTCAATCTCATTCCCGGCAAATATTCGGTGACCATTGAAGCGCCGAATTTCAAAAAAGTCACGCTGACAGACATCCTGGTCGAAGTCGGCAGCGTGGTGACGCGCGATGTAGTACTCGAACCCGGAGAGATCACGGATGAAATTGTCGTGACCGCTGCCGATCAGCCAGCAATCGAAATTGGCAAAGGGCCGTCCGTGGGAGACGTTGTTGATGCGCGGCGTGTGTTGGACTTGCCGTTGAATGGCCGCAATCCGCTAGACCTGATTCAAATCCAGAGCGGCGTGGTCTACAACAACGTTTCGGGCACCCGCACGACCTCCAACAACATCCGCGTTGATGGCATCCAGGCGCAAGATAATTTCATTCAGGAAAACATCAACACCTCGTTCATCGCTACAACAGCAGATGATGTGGCTGAATTCCGCGTGACCACGTCGCCGGTGGACGCCGAATTCGGCCGTGGCGGCGGCGCACAAGTGGATGTGGTGACCCGCTCAGGGACCAACGAATTTCACGGCGCTGTCTGGGAATTCCATCGCAATACGGTCTTCAATGCCAATACATTTTTCAATAATGCCATCCCTAGAAGAGCCGACGGTAGCGAAGTGGCGCCACGTGACGTGCTGCTGCGCAATCAATATGGATTTCGCCTGGGCGGGCCGATTTTCAAAAACAAGACATTCTTTTTTGGCCTCTACGAGGGCTTTCGTGAGAGCACTGGCACAAGCATCACCCGCACGGTCTTAACGGCGACGGCGCGACGGGGCATCTTTCGTTACTTCCCTAATGTCCCCAATGGGAACATCACCAGCGTGGCTCCCACGGTGGATAATGTCGGCAATCCGGTGGCCCCAGCCGGCCTGACGCTGGCCGATTTGAAGCAAGTGAATCTGTTCACACTTGACCCGCGACGCGCTACGGCCGACCGCAGCGGCATCATGCAACGGCTCATTGATGCCACGCCGTTGCCCAACGATTTTTCTGTTGGCGATGGTCTGAACACGGCCGGCTTCACATTCTTCTCACCACGCAGAACCAAACGTGACCAATTCACCATCCGCATTGACCATTCGTTCAACGACAAACACCAGCTCTATGGCATCTATCGGCATCAGGAAGAGACCAACTTTGGCGCGATTTTCTTCCAGACATTCCCCGGCCTCGGACAAGACCGGCTGCCGTTTGAGCCACAGAGTTTTTCGGGCACGTTGGTCTCCAGCTTGAGCCCGACGTTGGTGAACGAGTTTCGCTTCGGGCTCCAATACGCCCCGGTAGGCTTCTTCCCGCCTGAGGAAGGGGGCCTAGCGGCCGTCGGTGGAAAGTTGCCCACGTTGCAGAATTTCCCGATCTCGCTTGGCACTGCTTCATTCAGCAACCCAATTAATAACTTTGAAGAGCAGTACCGGGTCGCGCCGTTGTTCCAATACACCGACACGCTCACTTGGACGCGCGGTGACCATGAATTCAAATGGGGTGCCGAAATTCGCTTCATCAGAGCGAATTCGACCGATACGTTTGGTGTCCGCCCATCGGTTGATTTGGGCGAGGCACCAGCCAGTCAGGTTCAGCTTCCAACCGATGTCAATCCGGGCAATTCTGGTCTTGCACGCGCTATTCTCTATGATCTGACCGGTTCGATTGCCCGCGTGGATCAACTCTACCGAACGCCGGATGGCAAAACGCTGATACCGTTCCAGGGCGAGAATTTTGGTTTGCGCAATCGGCAGTTTAATTTCTTCTTCCGTGATCGCTGGCGCGTCAAGTCGAATTTGACGCTGATCATGGGATTGCGCTATGAGTACAACACGGTTCCTTTCGACGTCCACGATTTCCTTGTGCAGCCGACACTGGGGCCGGGACGCACGCGGTTTGAAGCTGCGCTCGGCGTCTCCAATCGCACAGGAACGTATGCGGACGTCTTCCGTGGGGACTCTCCGATCATTGATCCCACCACCATCGGCCCGGTCGGCTTTGAATTGACCGGACCGGGACAGCGCACCAATTTGTTCAAAGACGACTACAATAATTTCTCGCCATCGCTGGGGATTTCCTGGAGTCCGAACACGAAACTGTGGGGCTTGCGGCATCTGCTGGGTGGCGAAGGCAAGAGCGTGTTGCGCGCCGGTTACTCGATTGGTTACGAAGCGTTCCCATTGGTGCTGTTTGCTCAGTTCAGCCGATTCAATCCGGGCATCACCACCGGTCCGTTCATTCAACCGGCTGCCACGCCGGATGCTGTCAGTCGGTTGGATAATCCAGTAGGCGTCACACTACCGGTTCCGTTGGCCGATACGCGGGCGCTCCAGCCGCTCGATCTGCAACGACGTGACAGTGGTTTCTTCATTGATGAAAACTTGCGCTCGCCTTATGTGCAGAATTGGAACATGTCGTGGGAACGAGAGATCGCCAAGGACACTGTTTTGGAACTGCGTTACGTCGGCACCAAAGGCACCAAGCTGGTTCGCACGGCCAATATCAATGAAATCAACTTAGTGGAAAACGGTTTGGCCCGCGAATTTGCGCTGGTGCGGCAACAACTGCTCGACAGCGGCGACCCGTTTGGGTTTACGCCCCGCGCATTTCCTGCCGGGGTCACAGCGTTGGCGCAAATTTTCCGCACGCCGGCTCGGTTTTTGGGCCTGTTTGGCGGACGCGATCAACTGCTGATTGGCGACTTCGTTCAGTTAGCCTTTCGGATTGACCGGGAGCAAATATTCGGCGCGGTCGGCGCGTGGCTTTCGCGCGCTGGACTGCCGGTAAACTTCATCAGCGCCAATCCGGAATTTGCCAGCGTGCTGTACATGTCCAACTACTCGAATTCAACCTATCATGCCGGACAGGTGGAGCTGCGCCGTCGGTTCTCCAATGGCTTGCAGTTCCAAGGCAACTACACATTCAGTCGCGCGCTGGGCGATGGTTTTGACGACGGCACGGATCAGTTCGGATTCACCGTCAACTTCCGCACCCTTCGCAATCGCAGCATCGAAAAAGGCCGACTCGTGTTCGACCGTGAACACGTCGTCAAGCTCAACGGCATTTATGAGCTGCCCATCGGGCCTGGCCGACGGTTCTGGAATGGTGGGCCGAGGGTGATTGCCAAAATGCTCGAAGGGTGGCAGTTGAGCGGCATCTTCCAAGCTTACTCAGGGCGGCCGCGGGTCATCACGGCAGGCCGCTTCACGCTGTATGGCGCAGGTGGATTCAATGTGCTGCCGGCCAATCCGGCGCCCGGCTTTAACATTCGCAAGTTTGCCGGCAAAGTCACCCGCCTGCCTAATGGAGTCACGTTCTTCCCCGGTGTGACCAATCCGCTGGATCGGTTCGGCCTGAATCGTTCGCTCGTGGACGCTAAAGGCAATGTGATCATCACTACGCCCGAAGGCGGCACTGGCGGAACACTGGGTATCGGCTCCATTTCTGACCCCGGTGAAGTTTTCTTCGATGCTGGTGTGATCAAACGAACCAACGTGACGGAGACGATCAACGTCGAGTTCCGCGCTGAGTTTTTCAATCTGTTCAATAATGTCAACTTCACGTTTAACCCACTGCGCGGCGGCGGCGGATTCGTCTCCAACATCAACAGCGTGCAGTTCGGACGACTCAACTTCCAGTCGAATGATCCGCGCATCATTCAGTTGGCACTGAAGGTTAACTTCTAA
- the queF gene encoding preQ(1) synthase, whose protein sequence is MDEPIVGEYTEEHATSGLTTPLPRIECWPNQYPNYEITIEATEYTAVCPKTGLPDFGTITIRYVPDRWCLELKSLKMYLLAYRNLGIFYENAVNRILRDLVAACQPVSMSVRGEFTPRGGLRSVIEAKYPG, encoded by the coding sequence ATGGACGAACCAATTGTTGGTGAATACACCGAGGAACATGCCACGTCAGGTTTGACGACGCCACTGCCACGGATTGAATGCTGGCCGAACCAATATCCGAACTATGAAATCACCATTGAAGCGACCGAATATACGGCAGTCTGCCCCAAAACAGGTCTCCCTGATTTCGGCACCATCACCATTCGCTATGTGCCCGACCGATGGTGTCTCGAGCTGAAATCGCTCAAGATGTACTTGCTCGCTTACCGCAACCTTGGAATTTTCTATGAAAACGCCGTCAATCGCATTCTGCGCGACCTGGTGGCAGCCTGTCAGCCGGTCTCCATGAGTGTGCGCGGCGAGTTCACGCCCCGCGGTGGCTTGCGCAGTGTGATCGAAGCGAAGTATCCGGGGTGA
- the galT gene encoding galactose-1-phosphate uridylyltransferase, translating to MRELRFDPLRNRWVVVVPERARRPSDYLLYEPEPVQDAVACPFCAGSEGKTPPEIYAIRPDDSPPNQPGWRVRVVPNKFPALRIEDNAIRYGVGIFDVVSGAGAHEVIIETPEHQFSLADLPIDWVRDVLLTFRERIRDLNRDVRLRYVLVFKNHKLAAGASLEHTHSQLIATPMVPPTIKEELTVCRQHFRTKERCLICDVIDQELRLGERVIYQNDRFLVWAPFASSFPFEIMLLPKHHLHDYTRLSDAELTGVAGVLKVTLLSLKELLNDPPYNFVLHTAPPPFKRAGYADHWSSIEYDYHWHIEIIPRLTRIAGFEWGAGLFINPTPPEIAADYLRQKIDNQALRDESDL from the coding sequence ATGCGCGAATTGCGATTTGATCCGTTGAGGAATCGGTGGGTTGTGGTTGTGCCGGAACGGGCGCGGCGGCCCAGTGATTATTTGCTCTATGAACCCGAACCTGTTCAAGACGCGGTGGCCTGTCCGTTTTGCGCGGGCAGCGAAGGGAAGACGCCGCCGGAAATCTACGCTATTCGACCGGACGACAGCCCGCCGAATCAACCCGGCTGGCGCGTGCGGGTGGTTCCGAACAAATTTCCCGCGTTGCGTATCGAAGATAATGCCATTCGCTATGGCGTCGGTATCTTTGATGTGGTCAGCGGCGCCGGCGCTCATGAAGTCATCATCGAGACGCCGGAACACCAGTTCAGCCTGGCTGACTTACCCATTGATTGGGTGCGCGATGTGCTGCTGACATTCCGTGAACGCATCCGCGACCTCAATCGCGATGTTCGATTGCGCTATGTGTTGGTCTTCAAAAATCACAAGCTGGCCGCCGGCGCATCACTGGAGCATACGCACTCGCAATTGATCGCCACGCCGATGGTGCCGCCGACGATCAAGGAGGAACTCACCGTCTGCCGGCAACATTTCCGCACCAAAGAGCGATGCCTCATCTGCGATGTGATTGACCAAGAACTCCGCCTGGGCGAGCGGGTGATTTACCAGAACGATCGGTTTCTGGTGTGGGCGCCGTTTGCTTCCAGTTTTCCGTTTGAGATCATGCTGCTACCCAAGCACCATCTGCATGATTACACGCGGTTGAGCGACGCCGAATTAACCGGCGTGGCCGGCGTGTTGAAAGTCACCTTGCTCAGCCTCAAGGAGCTGTTAAATGATCCGCCATACAACTTCGTGCTGCACACGGCGCCGCCACCGTTTAAGCGAGCTGGCTACGCCGATCATTGGAGCTCAATCGAATATGACTACCATTGGCACATTGAAATCATTCCGCGATTGACGCGCATCGCCGGGTTTGAATGGGGCGCCGGTCTGTTCATCAACCCGACGCCGCCGGAAATCGCCGCCGATTATCTGCGGCAGAAAATTGATAATCAGGCTCTACGTGATGAATCTGACTTGTGA
- a CDS encoding glycoside hydrolase family 57 protein encodes MKLLLLWHMHQPSYKDYATGQYHLPWAYLHTTKDYYEMPHLIEPFARLRMTFNLTPSLIEAISDYAQGHARDEWLRLFQKPPEQMTEDERQFVREQFFTVDAERYIEPMPRYKELYLKQTRREPFSHADVRDLQMHFHLAWLGESFKRHRPAIRRLVSKQRGYTEDDKQTLLALISELCQQTLSLYQSLWERGKIEVSATPYYHPILPLVCDTRSAAQSTPRVTLPQLHFAYPDDARSQTALAVDCFRKTFGRVPNGFWPAEGGVSHEALVVLSEYGARWAATDESILRRSKLTLPKEHPARRDAGLLAYQPYWYRVGHKEIALFFRDHTLSDLIGFVYQRWNETEAVHDLMKRLRAIHQAMPDAVVSIILDGENAWEHYAANGYDFLTQLYERIDQAEWIEATTFSECLTTTTRHGRLESVHPGSWIGADFQTWIGDEEKNRAWDYLKRAREAVRKRATGSSDGAAAAPLLTTDCLPELTRRSLLAAEGSDWFWWFGPAHSSGQDAVFDALFRTHLKNVYAGLNQPWPAYLDAPIMVYRGDWQRQPTAFMTPRIDGYDSDYFEWLSAGMLSLRTHGSMQRAVSRLSRLFFGFDLQHAYFRVDFDRPAVEALTASRLRLELYSGHQQIGLEVAPGEVRADAACRDIAEIKVPLAALGVSFGDRFELIVIIADTHEIERFPHGGSLILSVPSQELELENWMV; translated from the coding sequence ATGAAACTGCTATTGCTGTGGCACATGCACCAACCCAGTTATAAAGACTATGCCACGGGGCAGTACCATCTGCCCTGGGCCTATCTGCACACGACGAAAGATTATTACGAGATGCCTCATCTGATTGAGCCGTTCGCACGGCTGCGAATGACGTTTAATCTGACGCCATCATTGATCGAAGCCATCAGCGATTACGCGCAGGGTCATGCTCGTGATGAGTGGCTCCGTCTGTTCCAAAAGCCGCCAGAGCAGATGACCGAGGATGAGCGGCAATTTGTGCGCGAACAATTTTTCACGGTAGATGCCGAACGCTATATCGAGCCGATGCCGCGATACAAGGAACTCTATCTGAAGCAAACGCGGCGAGAGCCTTTTTCACATGCCGATGTGCGAGACCTGCAAATGCACTTTCATCTGGCCTGGCTCGGCGAAAGTTTCAAGCGTCATCGCCCAGCGATTCGACGGCTGGTCAGCAAGCAACGCGGCTATACAGAAGACGACAAGCAGACGCTCTTGGCGCTCATCAGCGAGTTGTGTCAACAGACGCTGTCGTTGTATCAATCGCTGTGGGAGCGCGGCAAGATCGAAGTCTCGGCAACGCCCTACTATCATCCGATTCTTCCGCTCGTGTGCGATACACGGAGCGCGGCGCAATCAACACCCCGCGTGACGCTCCCGCAGTTGCATTTTGCGTATCCCGATGACGCGCGCAGCCAGACGGCGCTGGCTGTTGACTGTTTCCGGAAAACGTTTGGCCGCGTCCCCAACGGATTCTGGCCTGCGGAAGGCGGCGTCAGTCATGAAGCGTTGGTGGTGTTGAGCGAATACGGTGCGCGATGGGCCGCCACAGATGAAAGCATCCTTCGCCGATCAAAACTGACGTTACCCAAGGAGCATCCGGCTCGCCGCGATGCCGGATTGCTGGCTTATCAACCGTATTGGTATCGCGTCGGCCACAAAGAGATCGCGCTCTTCTTCCGCGATCATACGCTCTCGGATTTAATCGGCTTCGTCTACCAACGCTGGAATGAGACGGAGGCCGTGCATGATTTAATGAAGCGATTGCGGGCGATTCATCAGGCGATGCCCGATGCTGTCGTTTCCATCATTCTCGATGGCGAAAACGCTTGGGAGCACTATGCGGCCAATGGCTACGATTTCCTCACGCAGCTTTACGAGCGTATAGATCAAGCGGAGTGGATCGAAGCCACCACGTTTTCCGAGTGCCTGACAACAACGACGCGGCACGGGCGTTTGGAGAGCGTGCATCCTGGCTCGTGGATCGGCGCCGATTTTCAAACGTGGATTGGCGATGAAGAGAAAAATCGCGCATGGGATTACCTGAAGCGGGCGCGTGAAGCTGTGCGCAAACGGGCGACCGGCTCCAGCGATGGAGCGGCGGCAGCGCCCCTGCTAACGACAGACTGCCTGCCGGAACTGACGCGCCGATCATTGCTGGCGGCTGAAGGGAGCGATTGGTTCTGGTGGTTTGGCCCCGCGCATTCGAGCGGACAGGACGCCGTGTTTGACGCCTTATTCCGCACTCATTTGAAGAATGTGTACGCAGGTCTGAATCAGCCATGGCCGGCCTATCTGGATGCGCCGATCATGGTCTATCGCGGCGACTGGCAGCGCCAGCCGACGGCTTTCATGACACCCCGGATTGACGGGTACGATTCCGACTATTTTGAATGGCTGTCAGCCGGGATGTTAAGTTTGCGCACGCATGGCTCGATGCAACGTGCCGTCAGCCGATTGTCGCGATTATTTTTCGGCTTCGATCTTCAGCATGCCTACTTCCGCGTTGATTTTGACCGACCAGCCGTGGAAGCTTTGACTGCATCTCGGCTGAGGTTGGAACTCTACTCAGGCCATCAGCAGATCGGCCTGGAGGTCGCGCCAGGAGAAGTTCGAGCCGATGCGGCTTGCCGAGATATCGCTGAAATCAAGGTTCCGTTGGCGGCATTAGGGGTCTCATTCGGCGACCGGTTCGAGTTAATAGTTATCATTGCTGATACACATGAAATCGAGCGGTTCCCTCACGGCGGCAGTTTGATCTTGAGCGTGCCCAGTCAGGAGTTGGAGCTGGAGAACTGGATGGTGTGA
- a CDS encoding response regulator, protein MATILVIDDEANIRLMYEGLLKEEGYDVIATETGAEGLQVLDQQAVDLVVLDIKLKAENGLDVLRRIVRQHPQVPVVLCSAYISFQDDYTSWLAERYLVKSGDPDELLQEVKRVLAQRSQKAIA, encoded by the coding sequence ATGGCCACAATTCTGGTGATTGATGATGAAGCCAATATTCGATTGATGTACGAGGGCCTCTTAAAAGAGGAAGGCTATGATGTCATCGCAACGGAAACCGGCGCTGAGGGCTTACAGGTGCTCGATCAACAGGCCGTAGACCTGGTCGTGCTGGACATCAAGTTGAAAGCGGAAAATGGGCTGGATGTGCTACGACGGATTGTCCGTCAGCATCCCCAAGTGCCTGTTGTGTTGTGCTCGGCTTACATTTCATTTCAGGATGACTATACCTCATGGCTCGCTGAACGCTACCTGGTCAAGTCAGGTGATCCAGACGAGCTACTGCAAGAAGTCAAGCGCGTGTTGGCGCAGCGGAGCCAGAAAGCCATCGCCTGA
- a CDS encoding ATP-binding protein, producing the protein MPKVNDTYCFLIADDPSVCPFLSPQDTVLIQDVKARLVKKCLACDYFRSDLEQLQREQGALFGVMLTLLDELTRMRESYTVTQRELDVAVKLADETIQRSHKWTQLSEALEIRDEILNILLHLTDTLGWTLDPHEIIHRGLIAFTAGTSFGFNRGVALLMQGESLRGTFALGPRDEEEANRIWNDILSKGLTAIDLISAPAETLDYERERAKFQHWLDQLTFTVDDPPFKQAFEQAYVMRVDPQMEIAPRLREFYQQTPFWILPLFTHVERPLGVILLDNFLTRRDAMPEDLRAMRIVAKEIALALERGLAHTELQQQLQRLQQTNQLVQHNQAVILKLREDIAASEMILQLTHSVKNPVVAIGGLARLLNRKLGQHTAHARYTQAIVQEATRLEEMLKDFVKFVDARYASDKEPVNVNQLISVLCQEKERLWHALKVTPHVRLEADAPMVLANRRQLYNCLENLINNAIEAMPNGGSLFLETAGDDDGWLTVRVADTGQGMPEEALQNLFKPFFTTKPTGSGLGLYTAKEIIEGLGGNLSIICEPGSGCAVHVKIPSMKEAHNGHNSGD; encoded by the coding sequence ATGCCGAAGGTGAATGACACGTATTGTTTTCTCATCGCCGATGATCCATCGGTGTGTCCTTTTCTCAGTCCGCAGGACACGGTGTTGATTCAGGATGTGAAAGCGCGATTGGTCAAGAAGTGTCTTGCGTGCGACTACTTCCGCAGTGATCTAGAGCAACTGCAACGAGAGCAGGGAGCCTTGTTTGGCGTGATGCTCACGTTGTTAGATGAACTGACGCGCATGCGCGAAAGCTACACCGTGACGCAGCGTGAATTAGACGTGGCGGTCAAGTTGGCCGACGAAACGATTCAACGCAGCCACAAGTGGACGCAGTTGAGCGAGGCGTTGGAAATACGCGATGAAATTCTGAACATCCTTTTGCATTTGACTGACACGTTGGGGTGGACGCTCGATCCTCATGAGATCATTCATCGTGGGTTGATTGCCTTCACCGCGGGGACGAGCTTTGGATTCAACCGCGGTGTGGCGCTGCTGATGCAGGGCGAATCGCTGCGGGGAACGTTCGCGCTCGGCCCGCGCGATGAAGAAGAAGCCAATCGGATTTGGAATGATATTCTCAGCAAGGGATTGACGGCCATTGACCTGATCAGCGCGCCGGCCGAAACGTTGGACTATGAGCGCGAGCGGGCGAAGTTTCAGCATTGGTTAGATCAATTGACGTTCACTGTGGACGACCCGCCGTTTAAGCAAGCGTTTGAGCAGGCCTACGTCATGCGGGTTGATCCGCAGATGGAGATTGCGCCACGCCTACGCGAGTTCTATCAGCAGACGCCGTTTTGGATATTGCCGCTCTTTACGCATGTGGAACGTCCACTGGGCGTGATTTTGCTGGATAATTTTCTGACCCGCCGCGATGCGATGCCTGAAGATTTGCGCGCCATGCGGATTGTCGCCAAAGAGATCGCGCTGGCCTTGGAGCGCGGGTTGGCGCATACTGAGTTGCAACAGCAATTGCAAAGGCTCCAGCAGACCAACCAGCTCGTTCAACATAATCAAGCTGTGATCCTCAAACTACGAGAAGACATCGCAGCCAGTGAAATGATCCTCCAACTGACGCATTCGGTGAAGAATCCCGTCGTGGCTATCGGCGGGCTGGCGCGATTGCTCAATCGCAAGCTGGGCCAGCATACGGCGCATGCTCGCTACACGCAGGCGATTGTGCAGGAGGCAACCCGATTGGAGGAGATGCTCAAGGATTTCGTCAAGTTTGTTGATGCGCGATATGCGTCCGACAAAGAACCTGTCAATGTCAATCAATTGATCAGCGTATTGTGTCAGGAGAAAGAGCGGTTGTGGCATGCGCTGAAAGTGACGCCGCACGTCCGACTGGAAGCGGACGCGCCGATGGTGCTGGCCAATCGGCGGCAGTTATACAATTGCTTAGAGAATCTCATCAACAATGCGATCGAAGCGATGCCCAACGGCGGCTCCCTGTTTCTGGAAACAGCAGGTGACGATGACGGATGGCTCACGGTTCGTGTCGCTGACACCGGGCAGGGTATGCCGGAAGAGGCCTTGCAGAACCTATTCAAACCGTTTTTCACGACCAAACCAACCGGCAGCGGTCTGGGTCTCTATACAGCAAAAGAGATCATTGAAGGTTTGGGCGGCAATCTCAGCATCATCTGCGAACCGGGGAGTGGATGTGCTGTTCATGTGAAGATCCCCTCGATGAAGGAGGCACACAATGGCCACAATTCTGGTGATTGA
- a CDS encoding ROK family protein: protein MTRADTLYIGLDVGRTIRGALIDGEGHIRCRRQMISEVRNPRVFVDQLVDTINALQSSPEADQSVKAVGIGWPGMVDVETNRPERAVNLLDVSSLDLPAELRKATGLPVIFDNDANAGAYGEMCCGAARGCRDVFYITMGTGIGAGLILHGQLHRGCRGYAGEFGHVPIDMNGLQCACGSVGCLETVASGPNIVRRVRERLFTDPAYSVSPLARDMEGTLTFQRIVEAARQHDKLAQSVLRRTCAFLGAAVAGIINLLNVEMVVFGGSMSAAGDLLVEPIRQEAKKRAMPLAFACCQIVMAQLGQDSCLVGAAMLARDADGLAM from the coding sequence ATGACACGCGCTGACACACTATATATCGGCCTGGATGTCGGGCGAACGATTCGCGGGGCGCTCATTGACGGTGAAGGCCACATCCGTTGCCGACGGCAGATGATCTCGGAAGTTCGCAACCCGCGTGTCTTCGTTGATCAACTCGTTGACACGATCAACGCTTTGCAGTCCTCGCCGGAAGCCGACCAATCGGTCAAAGCGGTTGGGATTGGTTGGCCGGGCATGGTTGACGTGGAGACGAATCGCCCGGAGCGCGCCGTCAATCTGCTGGATGTCTCTTCACTGGATTTGCCCGCTGAGTTGCGCAAGGCAACAGGTTTGCCCGTCATCTTTGATAATGACGCCAACGCCGGCGCTTATGGTGAAATGTGTTGTGGCGCTGCCCGTGGCTGTCGCGATGTATTTTACATTACGATGGGAACAGGCATTGGCGCTGGCTTGATTTTGCATGGTCAATTGCATCGCGGCTGCCGTGGTTATGCTGGCGAGTTCGGTCACGTGCCGATTGACATGAACGGGCTGCAATGCGCCTGTGGCAGTGTCGGTTGTTTAGAAACGGTGGCGTCGGGACCCAACATCGTTCGCCGCGTGCGCGAGCGGTTGTTCACTGATCCTGCTTATTCTGTGTCGCCATTGGCTCGAGACATGGAAGGTACGTTGACGTTTCAACGCATCGTCGAGGCAGCGCGGCAGCATGACAAACTGGCGCAGTCAGTGCTGCGTCGAACCTGCGCGTTTTTGGGCGCGGCGGTGGCCGGCATTATCAATCTGCTGAATGTCGAGATGGTTGTCTTCGGCGGGAGCATGAGCGCCGCTGGTGATCTGCTGGTCGAGCCGATTCGCCAGGAAGCGAAGAAGCGAGCCATGCCATTGGCCTTTGCGTGTTGCCAGATTGTTATGGCGCAACTGGGACAAGATTCCTGTTTGGTTGGCGCGGCGATGCTCGCTCGCGATGCTGATGGGCTGGCCATGTGA